The genomic stretch TTTCTGTAATTTCAAAACAAATCATTTCAGGAGGAACGGAATAGTTATCAAACTGTTCTCGCAGAAAGTGCAAGAACGCGTCATCTCCGATAGTAATGCCTGAAAGATTAATCGCACACATTGCCAGAGGCCGTTCGCACTCTTCGTTAATACATTGAGCAATTACCTTAAATACATTCTGCACAACCCAACGATCGAGTGACGTCATCAAACCGTAACGCTCGGCCGCCGGTATGAAACTGTCCGGCAGAATCATCCGACCCGCCTCGTCATGCAGGCGCAACAGAATTTCAATGTGCCCGCCCGCGCCACCGGCAACCGAACCCAGCGGGGCGATTTCCTGGGCATAGAGACAGAAGCGGTTTTCCTCCAGGGCCATGTGCAGGCGCTGTACCCAGGCCATCTCGCCGAATCGCAAGGACAGTTCAGAGTCGTCGGCATGGTAGACCTGCACCCGGTTGCGGCCCTTTTCCTTGGCCATGTAGCAGGCCATGTCGGCCGCCCGCAGCGAGGCTTCAAGAGTGGTCGGTGTTTGCGCGACATGCACCAGACCAATGCTGACGGTGGTCAGGAACGGCCGCCCCTTCCAGACGAAATGCAGGTTCTGCACCGTCTGACGCAGCCCCTCGGCGATCTTCTCGGCCGCCTCCGGTGCGCAGTTCTCCAGCAGGATGCCGAACTCGTCGCCCCCCAGCCGCGCCAGTGTGTCGCCCTCGCGCAGGCCTGATTGCAGCAACGCACAGATATGTCGCAGCAACTCATCGCCCGCCGCATGCCCGCAGGTGTCATTAACCAGTTTGAACTGATCGAGATCGAGGAACATCAGCGCATGTCGCCCGGGCTGCCGCGTCAGATTGTGCAAGGCCTGCTCGAGGCGGTATTCGAACTCGCGTCGGTTGGCCAGCCCAGTCAGTGCATCGTGAGTCGCCTGCCACGACAGATTGGCGATGTATTGCCGCTCCTGCGTCATGTCGTGCAACACCAGCACCGTTCCGCTGACCTTGCCCGCATTGCGGATCGGCGCGCCGACCAGAGTCACCGAAACGGTGCTGCCGTCCAGTCGCTGGATCAGCTTCGAGTGTTCGCTGCCGCCGGTGAGCTGGCCACTGAGAATGTGCTCGATCAGGGTCAGCCCTTCGGTCTGGGCATTGTCATCCAGCAAATTGAACAACGCCGCCAGCGGCAGACCGGCAGCCTGCTCGGCCTTCCAGTGTGTCAACGCCTCGGCGGCCGGGTTCATGTAGTCGATCGCACCGCTCACATCGGTGGTGATTACCCCATCGCCAATCGAATGCAGCGTGACATGTGCGCGATCCTTTTCCAGTTGCAGTGCTTCGGCGAAGGCATGCCGCTGCTTCAGCAGTTTGCGGGTGCGCAGCAGCGCCAGCACGATCAGGCCCAGCGCGGTGGCGAGGTTGGTGAACAGCAGCAGGCGCAGAATCACCCGTGACCCCTCACCAAGCGCATCACTGAAAGCCTTGGCGGCAGGCGTCACGCCATCGTTGATCGCAAAGATCCGGTCTTTCCAGCGCCGGATATCGGCATCAGTGGCGGCATTGGCGGTGATGCGTCGGTGCATCTCCTGCGCCACGTCATCGAGCTCCACCAGGTAGGCATCGCCCAGCGTCCAGCGGTCGATGGCGGTTTCCAGATAACTGAAGTGACGGAAATTCAGGTACAGCCAGATCAGGCTGGAGACATCGTCCGGGTGGTTGCCGCCCTTGAGGATGCCCTCGCGCGCCGCTTGCAGGTCGGGCGGTTGCTTGTCCAGTGCCAGGCGCAACTGATGGCCGCCCTGAGGCACGGCGATTGCGTTCTGGTATTTGAGATAAATCGCCTCGTCGCGGCTGTCGGCATACAGATTGAGGTAATAGATCGCGTCTTTCTGGCCCTTGGACCAGAGGCTTTCACCTGCGACATAGCCGCGAACGGCCGACAGGACGTAGAGACTCACGCCTCCCAGCAAGGCTTGAAACAACACGACGGCGATGAATGGCCAGACGATGCCCAACAGCCGTGGCGTTCCGAGAGTCCGCTTTTGCTTCATGAGGTCCCTTGATTTAGCACCGCCAGATCAGCGTCCAACGTGATCGCTACAGCTAGACTAGGGTGCGTTTTCGATCCCAGCAAGCGAGTAAAAGGCCAAATATCGAGACAGCCAATACATATCTACTGCACCGAGAGCGTCGTGGAATCTGAAACTGAGAATCCAACTACAGACTCAGGCGCTGATTATTTATGTTGACGACCCCCTCCGGACCTTCTCCCTCCAACCTGCAATATCTGGCTCAACTGGACGAGTACGACGCGCTGCTGTCATCGCTGCGCAACGCCAAAACGGCATCTACACCTTTGTCTGGCGTGTTTCTTTCGCCGAAACCCCATTCCTCCCTGGCGCAGGAGCATGAGATCGCACAGACGCACCTGAAGCAACTTCTCGACCACCCGGACTACCTTGCTTTGTTGCGCACGAAAACCGGGAACAACGTCACTCCCCTCCTGACAGTCACGCTTGATCAAGGACAGATTCAGTTTGAGGCCGCTGATGCAAATCAGCTGATAGTCCTACTACCCGTGACCGACCAGCGATCCCTGGAAAATATCGTGGCCACTATCAAGGAGTGCCTGGCAAACATAGGAGGACAACTTCGCTCCGACCGTCTGCTTCGTCTGCCTCAGATTCTGTGGTTCTACGGCCTGCAGCCAATAAAACCGCAAACCGGTGCCACACTTGATACCTTGATCAAAGAGCTGGACGAGATGCGGGCGTGTTTCAGTCTCGGCCTCGATTCAACCATGAACATGGGCGATTTCATCGAAGAGTCCGGTCGCAAGTCGATACTTGAGGCCCTCAGCTTCATACTTGCGGACAACGAAACGTCTGTCATTGAAAGCTTGGGCAAGGAGGTGTTACTCAATATCCCGACTGATCACCTGCGCGCAACCCCTGCCACCTTCCTGGATCGGATGCTCAACGGAAACAACGCGCAATGGTTGGCTCAAAAGTTACTTGAACAACTGCAATGGTACGGGTCGCAATCCCATGAAGAGGTCGATAGCGGGATTAAAAAAAGGCTATTGCTGGCAGCGATTCGGTGCTGGTACAGCCTCACCGATGACAAGCCGGATGACACTGTCATCCGCTTTCGACTTGAACAGCCCTCCAACTGGGGGAAAAGCTATCGCACCTTGCGCAGTGACTTTGAAACCTATCTGATTGATTCGGGCAACGTATCGACAGCCATCGAAGCGATCTTGCTTGCACGCCTGCTACAACCACAATTGCCTGCCGAATTCCAGGTCAGGGGCATTCCTGAAGAATTACCCTACAGGAGCTCGATCGTATGGGTGAACTTTGTTCACGGAGTAAACCTAGCTAAAGCTATCGACCGCTCTCTGATCTCACGAATGACCTTTCAGCAGATTGTTGACTTCCCGATTAAAAAATCCGCAGGCGCCTCCCCCGAACTTCTCGACCTGATCGTTTTGACCCGTATACACCCAACACTGGATTGGGCATCAACAAACGGCTTCTTGAACCAACAATCCAAGAACGCCTACACAGATGAAATGATTCTCCTGGCGACAGATGCGTTATTCACTCAAACAAACCTCCTTAACGAATCCATCACCTGTCTAGCTGCAGAAACCCCTAACCGACTGACCATCGCCAAAAACAAACTGACCAAAATTTTTGGTTCCGGCACTTTTAATGCCGGTAAAACGAAACTGGTAGAAGAGGCTAACCAATACCTCGTCAACCCTATACGACACGGCGGGCCAATACAAAGAACGCAAATCAACGCCTACGCTTTTGTTGACGTGTACGCTTCGGGAAAGATCTACAACGAAAAAAATGGTTTTTTACCGACGGTGTCACTGTTTCTGACAAGTGGATAAGCGTCAACAAACAAAAAATTGTCAGCAGCAATGCATTTCGACCCGAGCACAATAACAAGTCCATCAAACTGCCTGACGTAAAAAACCTGTTCAAGGCATCGTTCAACCTCCACCTTTTTCTTCAACGCATTGCTTATCAGGATTTGATCCTTTCCCAACTCGCCACATTGCCATGGACTGATCGCCTGGCCCTGGAGTATGGCGAGATAAGAATACTGACGCTGCGCAAAGGTACTGGCCGAGCCGCAGGCATTGAAACTCCTGCCATGACCTTGCCGCTCAGGTCACGTAAAGGATTTGTTCTGGCGGTGAAGCATGAGGGCAGACAGTCCTATTACGAACTTCTGCCGTCAGCCGGCATCATTCGTTTACTACCCGACTTTAGCGCAAGCTTGATCGGCGGCGTACTTACCGAAGGATTCTGGGGTAACGCCCGCGTGATCTATCGCGACCCGATTTCGGTGCCATTTGACTGGGATGCTCATACCCACGGCAGCCAACCGAGAAAGAATCAGAATTGCATGGCTATTATCGATCAGTTCGGTGAGACATTCACCGCGCAAAAAATCGATGAAAGTTACACAAGCTTCCCTTGCACTCTAAAATCACAACGATTGAAAAAACTCACTTCTTTCATCTCGCACACTCTTTTTTTTGTTGACGAAGAACATTATAGAAGTGCTGCTTATGATGAAACAAAATACGACAAGGAACAAAAAATCAGGGACAACATCCTGAACATAACAAAAAGCATCGTCCCGTTCTGGGGCAGTATCGAAGACCTGGCATCGGGCGATGCAAAAAAAATCAAGGATGGATTTCTTGGTATTTTCATTGATATTGCCTCGTTCCTGTTTCCCATCGGAAAGTTTGCATCCGGCTCAATGAGGCTGGTATCGATTTCAGGCAAGTTGGGCGTACGAGCAACACTCCCCTCGTTCATGACATTGACAAAAAAGCTGTTTATTACCACGTTGAACAACTTGAATCCTATCGATGGAATACCCACGCTTCTCGGGGCATTGGGCGCAGGCGTTTCGAGGCTTGGCAAATTCGGATTATTCAAACTCAAAGGGCTAGCGGGGAGAACAGGCCAATACGATTTCGTACAGGGTTTGCCTCAAGCAACAGATCCTGGTCGCTGGAAGCCCCTCGCGGCGGGCGACCAACTGGGGTCTGTAAACGGTATTGAAGATATCGTCCTTCGCCGCACCAACACAGGCAGCATTCCTTCGTACCATCCCGTTGATCCCCATTCCGGTAAACCTTACGGCCCGCCACTGGCGGACAAGACCCACCGGTTAACGCTGGGGCGCTCTTCATATGCTGCACTGGAGGCAACCGATCAGCAGGTGACCATCAGAGTGGCGGAGAGTGCAAAGATTCGCTCGATTCCGGAGATCGAGGGACGTACCACTCTGTTTATCGACGATGTGCCCTACAGGCTGGACGGCGACCGGCTACGTCGTATCGAACTGATCGACGAAAGTGAGAATTTCAAACGCGCTTCTTGCCGCATCAAACGCGTCCTTGCAAAAGGCGTTTGTATCAACGAATTCGTGACGGACGTGCCCCACGATCCGATCGATATTCCGGCGTTGCATTCATTTGACGAAACCAAAGGTTACGCACCTTGGTTTGGTGAAAGGCGGTGCACCCCGCTTGCGAGGTCTGGGCATGAAGGTGAGTTCTTTCTGCGGGACGGCGTGCTCTATCGATCGCTGAATAACAACGTGAAGCCCTGGACGAACAACATGACCCGCTTGGGCTTTCCCAAGGCATGGCCACAACCCAAGGCAGAAATTCTCGCCGATGTGCAATTTCAAAAAGGCATGTACGCACGGATCGAAATCCAGGGAACCTACACAGGCAGTAATGAACTGCATCGAGTCGGCGCCATTGTGGTGCCGTCGATCGGCGACGACGCCCTCTATCTGTTTACCCGTGTCAACAGTGACAAATGTTACCTGGCGAGACTGCCCGCCGGGCAAAAGTTAAGCGAGTTACAGACTGTCACCATGAAACGACTGTTTAAAGCCGAACTTGAGAAAGGCACACTCGGCGAAGAATTGTTGCGGATCCATAATGGCTCGTTGACCGCCAACAATATGGCGGCTATTTACGGTGTGAGCGCCGTTGAAAATGCCATTGAATCGATGGAACGGATCGCCATACGTGTGGGTGTTCCACGCAACCCACCCTACAATATGAAATTTGTGAAGGTGGACACCAGGCCCGGTGAGGCGTTGCTGTTCGACAACTCGACGCGAATGATTGTCACGGAGTTGCCCGACGGCACAGATACATGGAAGCGTAGCAGGGATGCATCGCCAACGCTGCGTAGAAGGACCGCGGATGTATTCGACACCTTGTTCCAGGAACCGACGATCAAACAGGCAATGGACAGCGTCTTCAGGATCGACCGCACAATGGTTAAGCTACAGGACCTGCTACCCCGATCACTTCGCCCTCATCAGCCAAGAAACATCGCGTATGCCGAAGTCACGAAAGCTGACGGCACACGGGAAGTCTATGTCAGCGTTTCCGGGGAACCGGATACTACCTCGAAACTGCCATTGTTCAAGGCGTGGCTCGGTGCCGAAGAAATCAGGATCGGCGACACGACCTATTTCAATATCGATGCGAACGTCTTGAATACCAAGACTTCTCTGCTCACGGACAGTCATGACAACCTTTTGGCCATCCCCAAAACCTATCCCAAGCTGCCCGACCAGCCAACGTCAGTGGACAGCGAAAGCAAACTGATCGGTGCCCTGCACAAAAAATACCCCGATAAAACAGCGATCCGCTCGGTCAACATCGCCACGACCATGCCACCTTGCGAATCCTGCGCAGTGATCATAAAACTGTTTGGCTACACGGGAGGGAAAAACGCACTCAACGTCATATGGAAATGAACTACAACCGCTGCAAATGCCCATACAGCTTGGCGTACAACCCGCCATCGGCAATCAGTTGCTGATGGTCGCCATCCTCGGCCACTTGCCCGCCGTCGAACACCAGCACCCGGTCCGCCTGCTTCACCGCCGACAAGCGGTGGGCGATGATCAGCGTGGTGCGGCCATGGAGAAAGCGCGCCATGGCCTGATGCAGGTTGTATTCGGTGGCGGCGTCGAGGGCTGACGTCGCCTCGTCGAGGATCACCACTTTGGGTTCGGCGAGGATCATCCGGGCGATGGCCAGCCGTTGTCGCTGGCCGCCGGACAGGCGCACGCCGGAGCGGCCGACGATGCTGTCGAGTCCATCCGGCAAGGCGCGGATAGTCGCTTCAAGCTGGGCGATTTCCAGTGCCTGCCAGCACGCTTCGTCACTGCGGGTACGGCCCATGGTCAGGTTGGCTCGCACGGTGTCGTTGAACAGCGCCGGATGCTGCAGCACCACCGCGACATTTTCCCGAACCGTTTCCAGGCCGATTTCCTGCTGGGTCGATCCGCCGAAACGAATGGTGCCGGCCAGCGGTGTATACAGACCCAGCAGCAGTTGCACGAGGGTACTTTTGCCGCCGCCGCTGGCGCCGACAATCGCCACTTTCTCGCCCGGTGCGATGGACAGGTTCATCTGATCCAGCACCAGCTCATCGCCATAACCGAAGCTCAGGCCTTGCACCTCGATGCCGACGGTATCGCGGCCCTTGAACGGATCGACGCCACCGGGGTATTGCGGCTCGTCGGCACGGGCCAGCAGCTCGTTGATCCGGGTCAACGCACCGCCGGCGGCGTAATAGGCGTATTGCAGGTTCAGCAGTTGTTCGACCGGGCCGATCATGAACCACAGGTAGCTGAACACCGCGAGCATCTGGCCGATCGAGAGGTCGGAGAACAGCACCGTGAGCATCGCCGCCGCGCGGAAGATGTCGATGCCGAACTGGAACAACAGACCGCTGGCACGGTTGGAGGCGTCGGTCTTCCACTGCGAATTGACCGCGTAATTGCGCACTTCCTGGGCTCGCAGGCCAAGGCGCCCGAGGAAAAAGCCCTGTCGGTTGCCGGCGCGCACTTCCTGGATCGCATCGAGGGTTTCGCTCAGCGCCTGGGTGAAACGCGAGGTGCTGTCGTTCTCCAGTTTCTTCAGGTGCTTGACCCGTTTGCCCAACTGCACCGTGGCGTAGATTACCAGCGGGTTGAACAACAGGATCAGCAGCGCCAGTTTCCAGTGCATCCACATCAGGATGCTGGCCGTGCCGACCAGCGTCAGCATCGCCACCAGGAAACGGCTGAGGGTTTCACCGACAAACTTGTCGAGGGTGTCGAGATCGGTGACCAGGTGCGTGGTGACCGTGCCGCTGCCCAGGCTTTCGTATTCGCCCAGCGAGATCCGCTTCAGACGCTCGATCAGCCGCACGCGAATGCGATAAACGATGTCCTTGGCCAGCCGCGCAAACAACCGCGCCTGCAACACGCCAAAACACAGGGCACTGCAGCGCAGGGTCAACGTCACCACCAGCATCAGGCCGATGTAGCCTGCCGCCTGCTGCCACATCGTCGGCAGCGCATGGTTCATGACTTTCAGTGCGGCATCGCCATGGCCAAGCAGGACTTCGTCCACCAGCAACGGCAGCAGCAACGGAATCGGCACGCTGCACAGCGTCGCCAGCACGGCGACGCCGTTGGCGATCCACAGGGATTTTTTGTGATGAAGAGCCAGACGCCGGACTTCAGCCCAGCTCAGCCGGTCGACACGCTTGACGGCTGGCGTGTCATCGGCCGGGTCAGACACAGGCGGCGCGCTCCAGCCATCGGCCGAGCAGCGGCGACAGTTCACTGAGCGGCTGGTAACCGTTGGTCAGCAACGCCAGTTGGCCATTGCGCTCGGCGAGCAGGGTCGGAAATCCGGCGATTCCCAGGTCCTGAACCCAACTGAAATCGGCCTGGGTCGCCTTGTGTTGATCGGCATGATCAAACAGGGCAGCAAATTCGATGCGGGGGACGCCGGCCTTCTCTGCCAGCTCCACCAGAACGCTGGCCTGGGTGACATCGCGACCTTCAGCGTAAAACGCGTGTTGGATCAACCCGACCAGTTTCCACGCGCAATCCGGCGCCAGGCTGCGCGCGGTGACAATGGCCCGGCAGGCAGGCTCGGTGTCGTAGACAAAACCGTCCGGCAGCGCGCCTTCGAACTTGAACGGCTGGCCGGTGGCCTCGGTGACCGCCTGCCAGTGCTCGAGAATGTAGCGCCGGGTGGTCGGTTCCAGCGCCGCACCGCTGCCGGTGCGCAACCCGCCGACCACCAGGTGCAGCTCCACCCCGGCTGCCTGCGCCTGCTCCACCAATGCCTTGGCCACCGGGGCAAATCCCCAGCACCACGAACACATCGGATCCATCACATAGAGCAGGCGTGCAGACATGATTAAGCCTCGGTGGATGCTTGCTTATAGTTGTAGCCGATCGGGTGCGGCATGTTGCGCGCTTTTGCCAGTTCGATCTGTTTCTGGCGGTCGATCGCGCTGCGGCGAGTCTTCTCGCTCAGGGTGTCCCAGCAGTGCGGGCAGCTGATACCGGCCACGTAATGCTCGGAAGCGCGATCTTCAACGCTGACCGGGGTGCGGCAGGCATGACACTGATCGTAGTCGCCTTCGCTCAGGTCATGGCGCACGGTCACGCGGTTGTCGAACACAAAGCAGTCGCCCTGCCATTTGGTCTCTTCCTGCGGCACCTCTTCGAGGTACTTCAGGATGCCGCCCTTGAGGTGGTAAACCTCTTCAAAGCCTTCGCCCAGCATGTAGCTCGATGCCTTCTCGCAGCGGATGCCACCGGTGCAGAACATCGCGACCTTCTTGTGCACGGCCGGGTCGAAGTGTTCTTTGATGTAGTCGGGAAATTCGCGAAAACTGGTGGTTTTCGGATCGATGGCGCCTTCGAAGGTGCCGATCGAGACTTCGTAATCGTTGCGGGTGTCGATCAGCAGCACTTCCGGGTCGCTGATCAGCGCGTTCCAGTCCTGCGGTTCGACGTAGGTGCCGACTTTCTTGTTCGGGTCGACGCCTTCGACGCCCAGGGTCACGATCTCTTTCTTGAGCTTGACCTTGGTGCGATAGAACGGCTGCTCGTCGCAGTACGATTCCTTGTGATCGATGTCGATCATGCGCGGATCGTTGCGCAGCCAGGCCAGCAGGCCGTCGATGCCTTCACGGCTGCCGGACACCGTGCCGTTGATGCCTTCTTCGGCGATCAGCAGGGTGCCTTTGATGCCGTTGTCGACCATCGCTTGCAGCAAGGGCTCGCGCAGGTTGACGTAATCTTCGAGGGTGACGAACTTGTACAGTGCCGCCACGACAATCGGTTGTGTCATGGGTATTTCTCCAGGTGGCTACCCTCGTAAAGGGTGAACCGGATGCGAAAAAAAACGCGCCGGGTGAGCGGCGCGTTGCGGATTCTAGCAAAAAACCGACGTTTAATGCTTGCTGCCGCCGGCACAGGTCGGCGACGCCGGAGCGGCGCCCACCTCTGACCATTCCTGCGGGGTGTAGGTGTGCAGCGCCAACGCATGGAACTCGCCCATCAGCTCGCCGAGCGTGCCGTAGACTTTCTGGTGGCGCTTGACCCGGTTCAGACCTTCGAACTGCGCGCTGACCACCACTGCCTTGAAGTGGGTCTGCAACCCGCGACTGTGCATGTGGCTTTCGTCCAGCACTTGCAGATGCTCAGGCTGAAGCAGCGCCAGCGTCGATTCGATGCGTTGTTGCATGGTCATCACGAACTCCGCTTACTTCTTCTTGGCCGGAGCAGCGCCTTTCGGTGCCAGCTCGTTGGTCATGTCGTCCAGCAATTTGTTGACGACCGGTACTGCGCTTTCCAGTTTGGCCTGGGTCATCTGGGCCGATTGCTGAGTCAGCTGCGGCATTTTTTCCAGGACTTTCTTGCCCAGTGGCGACTGGTAGAACGCGACCAGGTCTTTCAATTCCTGTTCGCTGAAAGTGCTGGTGTAGAGCTTGACCATGTCCGGCTTCAGCTTGTTCCAGCCGATGGCCTGGTCCAGGGCGGCGTTGGCCTTGGCCTGGTAGGTATCCAGTACGGCTTTCTTGGATTCCGGCGCCTTGGTCTGTTCAAAACGCTGGGCGAACATCTGCTGCACTTGCATGTACACCGGAGTGCCCAGCTTGTCAGCGTGCGCCAGGGTCAGGAAAGTTTCGGCACTGGCGTTGTGGCTGGCGGTATCGGCGAACACCTGGCCGCTGGCGCAAACCAGGGCAACCGCGGTGCAGATGGCACGAAGACGAGTCATCGAGTTTCCTTTTCAGCTAGGCGAGGTAAAACCCCAAGGGCGACCATTCTGCGCCTGAATAACGCTGCGGCTCAACCCCCGAGCCTTGCCGCGCTTGATTGGCGGGGCCTGGCGGGGCAACAATCGAGCGGATGGAACCACTTGGGCCACACCGGGCCTAAACTGCGCAAACAGACCAACAGGAGTGTGCACGATGAGCCGTATCGAAACCGACAGCCTGGGCCAGATCGAAGTCCCGGACGACGCTTACTGGGGCGCTCAGACGCAACGCTCGCTGATCAACTTTGCCATCGGTCAGGAACGCATGCCCCTGCCGGTGCTGCACGCCCTGGCACTGATCAAGAAAGCCGCGGCCCGGGTCAATGACCGCAACGGCGATCTGCCCGCCGACATCGCCCGCCTGATCGAACAGGCCGCCGACGAAGTGCTCGAAGGCCAGCACGACGACCAGTTCCCGCTGGTGGTCTGGCAGACCGGCAGCGGCACCCAAAGCAACATGAACGCCAACGAAGTGATTGCCGGCCGCGCCAACGAACTGGCCGGCAACCCGCGCGGCGGCAAGTCGCCAGTGCATCCCAACGATCACGTCAACCGCTCGCAGAGTTCCAACGACTGCTTCCCCACCGCCATGAGCATCGCCACCGCACAGGCTGTGCAGACCCAACTGCTGCCGGCCATCGCCGAGCTGTCGGGTGGCCTGGCCGAGCTGTCAGCGCGGCACATGAAACTGGTGAAGACCGGTCGCACCCACATGATGGACGCCACGCCGATCACCTTCGGCCAGGAGATCTCCGGCTTCATAGCGCAGCTGGATTACGCCGAACGGGCGATTCGTGCCGCGTTGCCGGCGGTCTGCGAACTGGCTCAAGGCGGCACCGCCGTCGGTACCGGGCTCAACTCGCCCCATGGTTTCGGTGAAGCGATTGCCGCGGAACTGGCGGCGTTATCCGGCCTGCCGTTCGTCACCGCGCCGAACAAGTTCGCCGCCCTCGCCGGCCACGAGCCGCTGACCACACTTTCCGGCGCCCTGAAAACCCTCGCCGTGGCGCTGATGAAAATCGCCAACGACCTGCGCCTCCTGGGCTCCGGCCCACGTGCAGGTTTTGCCGAGGTGCGGCTGCCAGCCAACGAACCGGGCAGTTCGATCATGCCCGGCAAGGTCAACCCGACCCAGTGCGAGGCGCTGTCGATGCTCGCCTGCCAGGTGCTGGGCAACGATGTGACGATCGGTATCGCCGCCAGTCAGGGTCACTTGCAGTTGAACGTGTTCAAACCGGTGATCATCCACAACCTGCTGCAATCGATCCGCCTGCTGGCCGATGGCTGCAGCAACTTCCAGCAGCACTGCATCGCCGGACTGGAGCCGGATGCCAAGGTTATGGCGCAACATCTGGAACGCGGTCTGATGCTGGTGACGGCGCTGAACCCGCACATCGGTTACGACAAGTCGGCAGAAATCGCCAAGAAGGCCTACAGCGAAGGGAAAACCTTGCGCGAGGCAGCGCTGGAACTGGGGTATCTGACCGATGAAGAGTTCGATGCCTGGGTGCGGCCGGAGAACATGATCGAGGCCGGCGCCAAGGGCTGAGTCATCCCGATCCTTCCCACGCCTGGCGTGGGAAGGATCATCCGACCAACAGTTTCGCCCGCCGGGCCTTGAGCCCGGCAATCAGCGAAGGCCCGAGCGCCACCAGCGCCGACCCCAGCACCACCAGCACCGCCCCGCCATACGCCAGCAAATTGATTTGCTCGGCATGCACATATTCCGGCCACACCCCGGCCGCCACCGCCACCGCGCCAAACGTCACCAACGGCGTGATCGCAAGCGTCGCACTGACCCGCGAGGCCTCCCAATGCGCCAGCGCCTCGGCAAACGCGCCGTAGGCGATCAGGGTGTTCATGCAGCACGCCAGCAACAACCAGCCCTGCAACGGGCTCAGCTCCAGCGCTTCGAGCGGATGAACCCACGGCGTCAGCAACAAGGCGCAGAACAGGTAGATCACCATCATCACCTGCAACGAATTCCATACCGTCAGCAATTGCTTCTGGCCCAGCGCATAGAACGTCCAGACCGTCGATGCCAGCAGCACCAGTAACACACCGGCGGTGTAGTCAGACAACGATGTGAGCAACTCCGCCAGACGCTGATTGAAGAACAGCGCGAAGCCGATCAGTAGCACCGCCAGCCCCATGCCCTGACCCATACTGAAGCGTTCCTTGAACACGAACAGACTGGCGATCAACAACATGATCGGCCCCATCTGCACCACCAACTGAGCGGTGCCGGGGCTGAGCAGGTTCAGGCCCATCAGGTACAGCACGTAATTGCCCACCAGCCCGAGCACCGCCATCAGCACCAGCCAGCCGCCCTTGGGCCCGAGCACCTTGCGACTCGGCAACCGCTTGGTCGCCGCCAGATAAATGAACAGACAGCCGCCGGACACCGTCAGGCGAAACCAGGTCACGGTGATCGGGTCCATCACCTGCAGCACCTGCTTGAGCTTGATCGGCAGGATTCCCCACAGAAACGCGGTCAACAAGGCCAGGAACATGCCGTACACCCAGCGACCCGACGAAACGTGCATGAGAACCCCGAAAGCCAATGACAGGAGCGCTCATTCTAGGCGCAGAGCTCCGGCCGACACAGGAACAGTTGCGCTCAAGCCGCTAATGAAACTGTGCAGGTCGCAGCATTAAATTGACGCGTTGCCGTTGATCGGCTGACGAAGCGCTGCAAGTGGTTCAGGCATAAGCTCTTTGGATCCCATCCAGCGCAGCGCTCAAGGAGATCGATCATGTTCGGAATGCGCGCCCAGGACA from Pseudomonas allokribbensis encodes the following:
- a CDS encoding EAL domain-containing protein, translating into MKQKRTLGTPRLLGIVWPFIAVVLFQALLGGVSLYVLSAVRGYVAGESLWSKGQKDAIYYLNLYADSRDEAIYLKYQNAIAVPQGGHQLRLALDKQPPDLQAAREGILKGGNHPDDVSSLIWLYLNFRHFSYLETAIDRWTLGDAYLVELDDVAQEMHRRITANAATDADIRRWKDRIFAINDGVTPAAKAFSDALGEGSRVILRLLLFTNLATALGLIVLALLRTRKLLKQRHAFAEALQLEKDRAHVTLHSIGDGVITTDVSGAIDYMNPAAEALTHWKAEQAAGLPLAALFNLLDDNAQTEGLTLIEHILSGQLTGGSEHSKLIQRLDGSTVSVTLVGAPIRNAGKVSGTVLVLHDMTQERQYIANLSWQATHDALTGLANRREFEYRLEQALHNLTRQPGRHALMFLDLDQFKLVNDTCGHAAGDELLRHICALLQSGLREGDTLARLGGDEFGILLENCAPEAAEKIAEGLRQTVQNLHFVWKGRPFLTTVSIGLVHVAQTPTTLEASLRAADMACYMAKEKGRNRVQVYHADDSELSLRFGEMAWVQRLHMALEENRFCLYAQEIAPLGSVAGGAGGHIEILLRLHDEAGRMILPDSFIPAAERYGLMTSLDRWVVQNVFKVIAQCINEECERPLAMCAINLSGITIGDDAFLHFLREQFDNYSVPPEMICFEITETSAIANLGSAIRFINELKGLGCYFSLDDFCAGMSSFAYLKHLPVDFLKIDGSFVKDMLDDPINRAMVEVINHIGHVMGKQTIAEFVETAQIEQALLEIGVDYAQGYVIERPQLFTCDSLQSRPARPQPLLFKAPGTFR
- a CDS encoding ABC transporter ATP-binding protein, which translates into the protein MSDPADDTPAVKRVDRLSWAEVRRLALHHKKSLWIANGVAVLATLCSVPIPLLLPLLVDEVLLGHGDAALKVMNHALPTMWQQAAGYIGLMLVVTLTLRCSALCFGVLQARLFARLAKDIVYRIRVRLIERLKRISLGEYESLGSGTVTTHLVTDLDTLDKFVGETLSRFLVAMLTLVGTASILMWMHWKLALLILLFNPLVIYATVQLGKRVKHLKKLENDSTSRFTQALSETLDAIQEVRAGNRQGFFLGRLGLRAQEVRNYAVNSQWKTDASNRASGLLFQFGIDIFRAAAMLTVLFSDLSIGQMLAVFSYLWFMIGPVEQLLNLQYAYYAAGGALTRINELLARADEPQYPGGVDPFKGRDTVGIEVQGLSFGYGDELVLDQMNLSIAPGEKVAIVGASGGGKSTLVQLLLGLYTPLAGTIRFGGSTQQEIGLETVRENVAVVLQHPALFNDTVRANLTMGRTRSDEACWQALEIAQLEATIRALPDGLDSIVGRSGVRLSGGQRQRLAIARMILAEPKVVILDEATSALDAATEYNLHQAMARFLHGRTTLIIAHRLSAVKQADRVLVFDGGQVAEDGDHQQLIADGGLYAKLYGHLQRL
- a CDS encoding DsbA family protein — protein: MCSWCWGFAPVAKALVEQAQAAGVELHLVVGGLRTGSGAALEPTTRRYILEHWQAVTEATGQPFKFEGALPDGFVYDTEPACRAIVTARSLAPDCAWKLVGLIQHAFYAEGRDVTQASVLVELAEKAGVPRIEFAALFDHADQHKATQADFSWVQDLGIAGFPTLLAERNGQLALLTNGYQPLSELSPLLGRWLERAACV
- a CDS encoding rhodanese-related sulfurtransferase, translated to MTQPIVVAALYKFVTLEDYVNLREPLLQAMVDNGIKGTLLIAEEGINGTVSGSREGIDGLLAWLRNDPRMIDIDHKESYCDEQPFYRTKVKLKKEIVTLGVEGVDPNKKVGTYVEPQDWNALISDPEVLLIDTRNDYEVSIGTFEGAIDPKTTSFREFPDYIKEHFDPAVHKKVAMFCTGGIRCEKASSYMLGEGFEEVYHLKGGILKYLEEVPQEETKWQGDCFVFDNRVTVRHDLSEGDYDQCHACRTPVSVEDRASEHYVAGISCPHCWDTLSEKTRRSAIDRQKQIELAKARNMPHPIGYNYKQASTEA